A window of the Candida orthopsilosis Co 90-125, chromosome 1 draft sequence genome harbors these coding sequences:
- a CDS encoding Rps8a predicted small 40S ribosomal subunit protein produces the protein MGISRDSRHKRSATGAKRAQFRKKRKFELGRQSANTKIGPKRIHTVRTRGGNQKFRALRIETGNFSWASEGVSRKTRIAGVVYHPSNNELVRTNTLTKSAVVQIDATPFRQWYENHYGGTLGKKKNQPVASDVADVKKSRKLERKLASRSGNATIESAVDSQFGAGRLYAVISSRPGQSGRCDGYILEGEELAFYLRRLTAKK, from the coding sequence ATGGGTATTTCTAGAGATTCACGTCACAAAAGAAGCGCCACTGGTGCCAAGAGAGCTCAATTcagaaagaagagaaagttCGAATTAGGTAGACAATCTGCCAACACCAAGATTGGACCAAAGAGAATCCACACCGTTAGAACCAGAGGTGGTAACCAAAAATTCAGAGCTTTGAGAATTGAAACCGGTAACTTTTCATGGGCTTCTGAAGGTGTTTCAAGAAAGACCAGAATTGCTGGTGTCGTCTACCATCCATCCAACAACGAATTGGTTAGAACCAACACTTTGACCAAATCTGctgttgttcaaattgatgcTACCCCATTCAGACAATGGTACGAAAACCACTATGGTGGAACTTTGGGtaagaagaagaaccaaCCAGTTGCTTCTGACGTAGCTGATGTCAAGAAGTCCAgaaaattggaaagaaaattggCTAGCAGATCAGGTAACGCTACTATTGAATCCGCTGTTGACTCACAATTCGGTGCTGGTAGATTGTATGCTGTTATCTCATCAAGACCAGGTCAATCAGGAAGATGTGATGGTTACATCTTGGAAGGTGAAGAATTAGCTTTCTACTTGAGAAGATTGACTGCTAAGAAATAA
- a CDS encoding Mdm10 protein (S. cerevisiae homolog MDM10 has role transport, protein import into mitochondrial outer membrane, protein complex assembly and localizes to ERMES complex, mitochondrial sorting and assembly complex) gives MYTYMEYLQKCFYKSTNWNEDNIFSNIIATPQAILDFPIPNGLKLDSSSKSSDYSASSFTLSNFHQINGSLAYLYTSTPLTNTMGTKDISLQDAIAGFRIIEPTMKANQQRGNTRTNNGTTTKPSLLYGRMYFPGSALEAMIIKRINDNTQLLIKCVSHPQLEKNGTVIVYLQNNTAKYSREVIYSTNESLIGLRCLYNWGTMTSKTINPHLVPKFENSVVSLGTELWFAARTMSPGLSSALRYSTRSTSTGKPLTMTLAVNPILGHISSTYTVKTSVASTFCSKYDFNFFSYASNLSLGFELYSYAKKKKPFSPAFVNNDDEDVTSFRKLNHDVTRRTRRGSYNTRNRNTHPDTHPRDYNAIDPLHHKSMVNAPHHNGGAVTTAFQNLVNESDFSSVLKVSASLKDSSVRLLWEGRLRDFLVSTGARVSWNPITNTPEVDKLGITLSYAF, from the coding sequence ATGTACACATATATGGAATATCTACAGAAATGTTTCTACAAAAGTACTAATTGGAATGAGGATAATATATTCTCCAACATAATTGCAACACCACAAGCTATTCTTGACTTTCCAATACCTAATgggttgaaattggattcttcatcaaaatcatctgACTACCTGGCGTCGTCTTTTACGCTTTCTAATTTTCATCAGATAAATGGATCATTGGCATATTTGTATACTCTGACGCCATTAACAAACACAATGGGGACAAAGGATATATCATTGCAAGATGCAATTGCCGGGTTCAGGATAATTGAACCTACGATGAAAGCAAATCAACAACGTGGGAATACAAGGACTAACAACGGCACTACTACGAAGCCACTGCTACTATATGGACGCATGTATTTCCCAGGTTCAGCATTGGAGGCAATGATCATCAAACGAATTAATGATAACACACAGTTATTAATCAAGTGCGTAAGTCATCCACAGTTGGAGAAAAATGGGACAGTCATCGTgtatttgcaaaacaacACTGCAAAGTATCTGAGAGAAGTCATTTACTCAACCAATGAATCCTTGATTGGATTAAGATGCTTGTACAATTGGGGTACCATGACATCAAAAACTATAAATCCACACTTAGTtcccaaatttgaaaattcagTAGTCTCATTAGGAACGGAATTATGGTTTGCGGCAAGAACAATGAGTCCAGGGCTTTCTTCGGCGTTAAGGTATTCTACCAGGTCCACTTCTACGGGGAAGCCACTAACAATGACATTAGCAgtgaatccaattttggGTCACATATCACTGACTTATACTGTAAAGACTTCGGTTGCCTCAACCTTCTGCTCAAAATATGACTTTAACTTTTTTTCCTACGCTAGTAACTTGTCCCTTGGGTTTGAGTTATATAGTTATgccaaaaagaagaaaccgTTCCTGCCCGCGTTTGTGAATAATGACGATGAGGATGTAACTTCCTTTaggaaattgaatcatgATGTCACCAGAAGGACAAGAAGAGGATCTTACAATACGCGCAATAGAAATACGCATCCCGATACACACCCAAGAGATTATAACGCAATTGACcctcttcatcataagTCAATGGTTAATGCACCACACCATAATGGGGGTGCTGTTACTACGGCATTTCAGAACTTGGTGAATGAGAGTGACTTTTCAAGTGTCTTGAAAGTATCTGCGAGCTTGAAGGATAGTAGCGTTCGATTGTTATGGGAAGGTCGCTTAAGAGATTTCTTAGTTAGCACTGGTGCTAGAGTCTCATGGAACCCAATAACAAATACCCCGGAAGTGGACAAGCTAGGTATAACGCTATCATATGCTTTCTAG
- a CDS encoding Mrp51 protein (S. cerevisiae homolog MRP51 is structural constituent of ribosome, has role in mitochondrial translational initiation and localizes to mitochondrial small ribosomal subunit) — MSTSRELFDLVRNSRLAQVAKPHSKSIRGQSSIPTHQTIFTPSSSAYRSNYGLKTALPSKIGKSHISFNDIDNYKGMPDVEKNSGHHYTQLMFQELGMPLKNHFISQNPLFPHPSNRSNKLPREGSLTNLLNLDTRANTECVIEILNQNPKLYQNFQNYIAKNHPKVLLTTTPPSEIIALVKDFLKNSQQVLRKENTVHDRSRGDTYNIQGTGGFSYNQRGRLQNTPNGIKNNTVTTGRIVGTKEAAIGGFVANVIDRSIALQTNYAKNYPGKHHRQFTMPFKINEAELSEDGSIRLFAEGIKTGNWSDADERYPTSGSSFGSSSERVKADDESLESLLNLILPSK, encoded by the coding sequence ATGTCAACAAGCAGGGAACTCTTTGACTTGGTGAGAAACTCAAGGCTAGCTCAAGTAGCAAAGCCACACCTGAAGAGCATTAGGGGTCAGTCAAGTATACCCACCCACCAAACAATTTTCACACCATCCTCAAGTGCGTACAGATCCAATTATGGTTTGAAAACAGCATTGCCTTCTAAAATTGGCAAATCGCATATTTCGTTCAACGATATAGACAATTATAAAGGTATGCCTGATGTTGAGAAAAATTCTGGCCATCATTATACTCAATTAATGTTTCAGGAGTTGGGCATGCCTTTGAAAAACCATTTCATATCACAAAATCCGTTATTCCCGCATCCTTCTAATAGAAGTAACAAGTTACCAAGAGAAGGAAGCTTGACcaatcttttgaatttggataCCAGAGCAAACACTGAATGTGTTATTGAAATTCTCAACCAGAATCCAAAATTGtatcaaaatttccaaaactaTATTGCAAAAAACCACCCAAAAGTCTTACTTACAACTACTCCCCCTTCAGAGATTATAGCATTGGTGAAGGactttttgaagaattcaCAACAAGTTTTAAGGAAGGAAAACACAGTTCATGATAGATCACGGGGTGACACTTACAACATCCAAGGTACTGGTGGGTTTTCCTATAATCAAAGAGGCAGACTTCAAAATACCCCCAATGGTATCAAGAATAATACGGTTACCACAGGAAGAATTGTAGGTACTAAGGAAGCTGCAATTGGTGGCtttgttgcaaatgtaATTGATCGTTCAATCGCTTTGCAAACTAACTACGCTAAGAATTACCCAGGGAAACACCATAGACAATTTACGATGCCTTTCAAAATAAACGAAGCCGAATTATCTGAAGATGGTTCCATTAGATTATTCGCTGAAGGTATCAAAACCGGTAATTGGTCCGACGCAGACGAAAGGTATCCTACATCCGGCTCTTCTTTTGGCAGCTCATCAGAGAGAGTCAAAGCTGACGACGAGAGTTTGGAAAGTTTGCTCAACTTGATACTCCCTTCTAAGTGA
- a CDS encoding Dal9 allantoate permease, translating to MSEKKDWEVGSQIGPIISFTKNDLEDKDRHVLTTFISPHGKEVSVTNNVDQAMKFAIEHKGEVVQLDERTDRKLLRKIDLFLLPVMCLLYCFQFMDKLTTSYSSILGLRTELHMVGDMYSWTTTCFYLGYLAFEFPASLLLQRFPVAKTVGCFIVLWGMILALCSVPQYAGFIVLRTILGMLESAVTPAFGIITSQWYKKEEQFLRTAWWFASNGIGTILGSAIAYGLYENQASYNLPAWKLVFIVTGVLTIFLGFVVMLHIPDTPTKAWFLTEEEKVLVVERIRSNQQGFGNPRFKKHQFYEALTDHRTWLFFLFSVSNNIPNGGITSFGTILLNEQFGFTTAKSLLMQMPSGAVEIVGCVLFAWIARFLNSRMLMACIISAVVVMAQCLLAFAPTDTGKLAGYYLYTLGPVGFICILSQVSSSVAGHTKKITVNAIFLIGYCVGNLIGPQTFIDNQAPDYAGAKIAIVICGSVSLGCLIAIYFSYYWENKRRDSLPSVDMSHIENYEFADLTDKENPNFRYAL from the coding sequence ATGTCAGAGAAGAAAGATTGGGAAGTAGGTTCACAGATCGGGCCAATAATCTCCTTCACAAAGAATGACCTAGAAGACAAAGACCGTCATGTATTGACCACTTTTATCTCACCGCATGGAAAAGAGGTGCTGGTAACGAATAACGTTGATCAAGCAATGAAGTTTGCCATAGAGCACAAGGGTGAGGTGGTTCAGCTAGATGAAAGGACGGACAGAAAGTTGCTACGCAAAATAGATTTGTTCCTATTACCTGTGATGTGCTTGTTATactgttttcaatttatggATAAGCTCACAACGAGTTACAGTTCAATCTTGGGATTGCGTACAGAGTTGCATATGGTAGGAGATATGTACAGTTGGACAACAACATGTTTTTACTTGGGATATTTAGCATTTGAATTCCCAGCATCATTACTACTTCAAAGGTTTCCAGTGGCCAAGACAGTTGGATGTTTTATTGTGTTATGGGGTATGATATTGGCCTTGTGTTCGGTTCCGCAGTATGCTGGATTCATTGTCTTGAGAACAATTCTTGGAATGCTTGAGCTGGCTGTTACCCCAGCTTTTGGAATCATTACTTCCCAGTGGTACAAAAAAGAGGAACAGTTTTTGAGAACGGCATGGTGGTTTGCATCCAACGGTATCGGTACGATTCTAGGACTGGCCATTGCATATGGACTATATGAGAATCAAGCGTCATACAACTTGCCTGCTTGGAAATTGGTGTTCATTGTTACAGGTGTGTTGACGATCTTTTTAGGATTCGTTGTAATGTTGCACATTCCTGACACACCAACCAAAGCATGGTTCCTTactgaagaagagaagGTTTTGGTAGTTGAAAGAATCAGGTCCAATCAACAAGGTTTCGGGAACCCGAGGTTCAAGaaacatcaattttatGAGGCGTTAACAGACCACCGTACTTGgttgttctttttgttttctgtTTCCAACAACATCCCAAATGGTGGTATCACTAGTTTTGGAACAATATTACTAAACgaacaatttggttttaCGACTGCGAAGTCGTTATTGATGCAGATGCCATCTGGTGCTGTTGAGATTGTTGGATGCGTGTTGTTTGCATGGATAGCAAGGTTCTTAAATTCACGTATGTTGATGGCGTGTATCATTTCTGCGGTTGTTGTCATGGCACAGTGTTTGTTAGCATTTGCGCCTACAGATACCGGAAAGTTAGCTGGATATTACTTGTATACCCTAGGACCAGTTGGGTTCATTTGCATCTTATCACAGGTGTCATCATCGGTGGCTGGCCACACCAAAAAGATTACAGTCAATGCCATTTTCCTAATTGGGTATTGCGTTGGTAACCTTATTGGACCACAAACGTTCATTGATAATCAGGCACCAGACTATGCCGGTGCCAAAATAGCTATTGTGATTTGTGGAAGCGTCTCACTTGGTTGTTTGATTGCTATCTATTTTTCTTACTACTGGGAGAATAAGAGACGGGACTCATTACCATCAGTTGATATGAGTCATATCGAGAACTATGAATTTGCTGATCTTACTGATAAGGAGAATCCAAATTTTAGATACGCACTTTGA
- a CDS encoding Kic1 eukaryotic Ste20p kinase — translation MTSISQYKRTEVIGRGKFGVVYKAYHKQTKQVYAIKVLNLDTEEEDIIDVQQEIQFLTELKNVPNITHYYGSILNDTKLWIMMDYCAGGSLRTLLKPGVMEEKYIGVIVRELLSTLSAVHKLGVIHRDLKAANVLISKDGNVQLCDFGVAAKVVSNSSKRTTMAGTPYWMAPEVIKSGEAYNSKADIWSLGITVYEIATGNPPYCDKDASWAMQLISKATPPRLEGRDYSPVLKECVALCLDENPEERPSADELLRCKLVKTYKHCPTSTLKEVITRYLLWRDRNSSRDSVFINLENEQEDTVDEIVQNELPGYDYVENNTDHIQVKWDFDSLESREYIKENEIDMNNLDYSKQFDTEKDLYSYSTLPTLKANMSTIGNSSAAVTKSVADIPKSLQMLFEDPNEKKNDQTILQLPNLLSSNDRTESPTIEIPDMDALSNYPSSSSLLHNNQSVPTLAKPPTLHHTQSASGNLESRFNQMNTSPTERRPRKKTISNTLGASSILSPSAVGVTPHTPPYTMGSGVRTPSPKPPSSANGVIASGLNSKSGSPSKMKALQGSHNPLLQPINFKYGTNDNHAEVAGGGSVPPGQAPPHLPHQQSMPILPHSAAASSSASSNMKSRRNKPGFIQMPTPSNSINVLSALTGETQEDDNVNQFGINPAHAANMPISMTPVTEKEPPQYAMKNEDSAEKTATSTKDSTTPVSTIRPHQNSISAQKKTQPSPSSSSALSNGPIHHHHHHHQNTNSTISKGTTPSYSSSNTTSTPSTSSVPFPTIPTLKSDFFIDSTTNKSKLVSELDSIIKLFNQGLDALETHL, via the coding sequence ATGACCTCCATTTCACAATACAAGAGGACGGAAGTTATTGGGCGAGGTAAATTTGGCGTTGTTTACAAAGCCTACCACAAACAAACTAAACAAGTTTATGCCATTAAAGTACTCAATTTGGACACGGAAGAGGAAGATATTATAGATGTTCAACAGGAAATACAGTTTTTAACGGAGTTGAAGAACGTTCCCAATATCACTCACTATTATGGTTCGATACTAAATGACACCAAATTGTGGATCATGATGGACTATTGTGCAGGGGGCTCTCTCAGGACTCTTCTAAAGCCAGGAGTTATGGAGGAGAAATACATTGGAGTTATTGTCAGGGAATTGCTACTGACTTTGAGTGCAGTGCACAAGTTGGGTGTTATACATCGTGATTTGAAAGCGGCCAACgtcttgatttcaaaagacGGCAATGTCCAACTTTGCGATTTTGGTGTTGCAGCAAAAGTTGTGTCAAACTCTTCAAAACGAACAACTATGGCAGGAACCCCTTATTGGATGGCTCCCGAGGTTATCAAGTCTGGTGAAGCCTACAACAGCAAAGCAGATATATGGTCATTGGGAATTACTGTATATGAAATAGCGACAGGTAATCCCCCCTATTGTGATAAAGATGCATCTTGGGcaatgcaattgatttcgAAAGCAACTCCCCCTCGTCTTGAAGGGAGAGACTATTCACCAGTGTTGAAAGAATGTGTTGCCTTGTGTTTAGATGAAAATCCAGAGGAGAGACCTTCTGCAGATGAGCTTCTTCGCTGTAAACTTGTTAAAACATATAAACACTGTCCAACAAGCACCCTCAAAGAAGTTATAACCAGGTATTTACTATGGCGAGATAGAAACTCTTCAAGAGATTCAGTGTTTATAAACTTGGAGAATGAGCAAGAAGACACGGTTGACGAAATTGTGCAGAACGAACTCCCAGGGTATGATTATGTCGAAAACAATACTGACCATATACAAGTGAAATGGGACTTTGACTCTTTGGAATCCAGGGAATATATCAAGGAGAACGAAATCGATATGAATAATCTTGATTATAGCAAACAATTCGACACCGAGAAAGACCTCTATTCCTATTCGACGTTGCCTACGTTGAAAGCAAATATGTCGACCATCGGAAATTCCCTGGCCGCTGTGACCAAATCGGTGGCGGACATACCGAAATCATTACAAATGTTATTTGAAGACCCAAacgaaaagaaaaatgacCAGACTATCTTGCAGCTACCAAACTTGCTTAGTTCTAATGATAGAACAGAATCAcccacaattgaaattccaGATATGGATGCGCTCTCAAATTATccatcctcttcatcgCTACTACATAATAACCAAAGCGTACCTACCCTCGCCAAACCTCCAACCCTACACCACACCCAGTCTGCTTCCGGAAATTTGGAATCTAGATTCAACCAGATGAATACGTCCCCAACTGAGCGTCGGCCACGAAAAAAGACTATTTCGAATACCTTAGgtgcttcatcaattttatcTCCTTCTGCTGTTGGAGTAACGCCACATACTCCGCCCTACACGATGGGTTCTGGTGTTAGAACCCCATCACCGAAGCCACCCTCTAGTGCGAATGGTGTAATAGCTTCTGGCCTTAACTCCAAAAGCGGCTCTCCATCCAAGATGAAAGCTCTTCAGGGAAGCCATAATCCTCTTTTGCAACCTATCAACTTTAAATACGGTACCAATGATAACCATGCCGAAgttgctggtggtggttcAGTGCCACCCGGGCAAGCACCCCCCCACCTTCCACATCAGCAGTCCATGCCAATTCTCCCTCATTCTGCTGCTGCATCATCTAGTGCTTCTTCAAACATGAAATCCAGGAGAAATAAACCGGGCTTCATACAAATGCCTACACCATCGAACAGTATAAATGTCCTTTCAGCGTTGACCGGTGAGACTCAAGAGGACGATAACGTTAACCAGTTTGGTATAAATCCTGCTCATGCTGCAAATATGCCTATATCTATGACCCCAGTTACGGAAAAAGAACCCCCTCAATATGCAATGAAGAATGAAGATAGTGCTGAAAAAACGGCAACAAGTACAAAAGATAGTACTACACCTGTATCTACAATTAGGCCACATCAAAATAGTATACTGGCACAGAAGAAAACGCAACCTTCCCCTTCAAGCTCGAGTGCACTATCAAATGGCCCcatccatcatcatcatcatcatcatcaaaacacaaattCTACCATTTCGAAAGGTACTACACCCAGCTACTCTCTGTCCAATACTACCTCAACGCCATCCACATCTTCCGTGCCTTTTCCTACAATTCCTACCCTCAAGAGCGactttttcattgattcCACTACCAACAAGAGTAAACTTGTGAGCGAATTGGACTCGATAATAAAGCTATTCAATCAGGGTCTAGATGCATTGGAAACACACTTgtaa
- a CDS encoding Kti11 protein (S. cerevisiae homolog KTI11 has electron carrier activity, zinc ion binding, iron ion binding and has role in tRNA wobble uridine modification, peptidyl-diphthamide biosynthetic process from peptidyl-histidine), with protein METIYDEIEIEDFTFDPVTQLFQYPCPCGDRFAISIDDLQDGEDIAVCPSCSLMVKVIFEPEDLQEYLDELS; from the coding sequence ATGGAAACGATCTACGATGAAATAGAGATAGAAGATTTCACATTTGATCCTGTCACCCAGTTGTTTCAATACCCATGTCCATGTGGTGATAGATTTGCCATCagtattgatgatttacaGGATGGTGAAGATATAGCTGTTTGTCCCAGTTGTTCATTAATGGTGAAAGTCATATTTGAGCCTGAAGATTTACAAGAGTACTTGGATGAATTAAGTTGA
- a CDS encoding Vps35 protein (role in vacuolar sorting), producing the protein MVISKSEQESILNRCINNIRHQSKLMKSNLDEYKLLPALKNCSNFLNELRVSQLTPKQYYEIYIMAFDSLEILSGYLVSSNPKGKKNSAEENEEETNENTDDDKVSSAKTNAFLADLYEIVQYAGNIVPRLYMMIVVGTSYMTLPGAPAKDLMKDMIEMCHGVQHPIRGLFLRYYLSQRTKNSLPFKTKVDFNETVDFLITNFIEMNKLWVRLQHQGHSSEREIRYNERKELKILVGTNLVRLSQIIDDYDAKAAGDDDGYSAITFYQDKVFPTITEQIIQCRDHLAQTYLVDVLIQIFPDEFHFATLEKLLNQVFVNLHPLLNKSELVNTLIEKFITYNKFTNDSITTADAEGESSGKANKSTVDVTSLFNTFWQFYLNLNESESDLSLQEHAKLLESFIKLSLTFDPSSFENLDVIYKYVAENLINNENESGEKQQQQQQQVLVQLLGESISHFTSIKTILTLNNYFTFFNKLNPSLQKHIALVIIDQILSISKEESKEKEYYTTVNEIDGIFKYMLVLIKQTPANFDTAQDLGITKTVKINNGEKLVTLDFLEIQEKINKLVQLINNPQDPKSVIANLFHLRKKYLNKNFESLIFTYPTLIDRILFKLKLIGYVHLQRQRQTKSQKKDVTTGEYDDEVNRFLVSSFKSLSVIIEEMYQIHGEYSSELILRKYLDVAMVSDQLKLNSITVEIFNQCFILYEEHLIVLSQPYKFNESKLSSGSGGGGFGGGFSVALQSILSIANTLIRTRYLPRNDYEELIIKLTLYGSKLLKKQDGCRAIYSCAHLFWWNENLLPRNEESPTLREEETTEKKEKEEAKEGSKEKSNEDNNKSNEGEDDSISIPELYREPKRVLECIQKSLRLADSIIDPYISLQLFIEILNQALIFHTYGNELIDNKFISGLINLVRTNMDNLRDQNEGENTEVDGNGDNGEDVETKMFKQSQLFFNQTLEQINLYG; encoded by the coding sequence ATGGTAATCAGCAAATCAGAACAAGAATCAATTCTCAATAGGtgtatcaacaacatcagaCATCAACTGAAGTTAATGAAGTCAAatcttgatgaatataaATTATTACCAGCATTAAAGAATTGTTCAAACTTCTTGAATGAATTACGCGTTAGTCAATTGACTCCAAAACAGTACTATGAGATATATATTATGGCCTTTGACTCGTTGGAGATACTTAGTGGATATTTAGTTAGTAGTAATCCAAAGGGTAAGAAGAATAGTGCTGAAGAGAATGAGGAGGAAACTAATGAGAATACCGACGACGATAAGGTGTCTTCAGCCAAGACAAATGCGTTTCTTGCTGATTTAtatgaaattgttcaatatGCCGGTAACATTGTTCCTCGGTTATACATGATGATCGTGGTTGGTACATCATACATGACGTTACCAGGAGCACCAGCTAAGGATTTAATGAAGGATATGATTGAAATGTGTCATGGAGTGCAACATCCCATCAGAGGATTATTCTTGCGGTATTATCTATCTCAGCGTACTAAAAATTCATTACCTTTTAAAACtaaagttgatttcaatgaaaCGGTTGATTTCTTAATTACTAATTTTATCGAAATGAATAAATTATGGGTACGATTACAACACCAGGGCCATTCATCGGAGAGGGAAATTCGATATAATGAACGTAAAGAGTTGAAAATCCTCGTTGGAACGAATTTAGTTCGTTTAAGtcaaattattgatgattatgatgcTAAAGCAGCAggagatgatgatgggTATTCAGCAATTACTTTTTATCAAGATAAAGTGTTCCCCACAATTACAGAACAAATCATTCAGTGCCGTGATCATTTGGCCCAAACTtatcttgttgatgtattgattcaaattttcccTGATGAATTTCATTTTGCTACCTTagaaaaattgttgaatcaagtTTTTGTTAATTTACatccattgttgaataaaagTGAATTGGTTAATACATTGATTGAGAAATTTATTACGTACAATAAGTTTACCAATGATTCAATCACCACGGCAGATGCAGAAGGAGAGAGTAGTGGAAAGGCAAATAAACTGACTGTTGATGTAACTTCGTTGTTTAATACATTTTGGCAATTTTAcctcaatttgaatgaatcCGAATCTGATTTGTCGTTACAAGAACATGCAAAATTACTTGAGTCTTTTATCAAGTTGTCATTGACCTTTGATCCatcaagttttgaaaatttagaTGTTATTTATAAATATGTTGCTGAGAAtttaatcaacaatgaaaatgaaagcggggaaaaacaacaacaacagcaacaacaagtgTTGGTACAATTACTTGGTGAATCAATTAGTCATTTCACTTCGATCAAGACGATTTTAACATTGAATAATTATTtcacatttttcaataaattgaatccAAGTTTACAAAAACATATTGCTTTGGTCattattgatcaaatcttATCAATACTGAAGGAGgaaagcaaagaaaaagaatattaCACAACTgtgaatgaaattgatggtattttcaaatacatGTTGGTCCTAATTAAACAAACACCAGCTAATTTTGATACAGCTCAAGATTTGGGAATCACCAAAACTGTCAAAATTAATAATGGAGAGAAATTGGTGACATTGGATTTCCTTGAAATCCAAGAGAAGATAAACAAATTAGtacaattgattaataATCCTCAAGATCCTAAACTGGTTATTGCCAATTTATTTCATTTACGGAAAAAATACTTAAAcaagaattttgaaagtttgatATTCACTTATCCTACCTTAATTGATAGAAtattgtttaaattgaaacttaTTGGGTATGTACATTTGCAAAGGCAAAGACAAACTAAAAGTCAAAAGAAGGATGTCACCACTGGGgaatatgatgatgaagtgaATCGTTTCCTTGTATCcagtttcaaaagtttatcagttatcattgaagaaatgtATCAAATCCATGGTGAGTATTCGTCTGAGTTAATACTTCGAAAATATCTCGATGTAGCAATGGTTTcagatcaattgaaattgaattcaattacAGTGGagattttcaatcaatgtTTTATACTTTATGAAGAGCATTTAATTGTATTGTCACAACCAtataaattcaatgaacTGAAACTACTGAGTGGTAgcggtggtggtggttttgGCGGTGGGTTTTCAGTTGCATTGCAATCTATATTATCCATTGCTAATACGTTAATTAGAACAAGGTATTTACCTAGGAATGAttatgaagaattgattattAAATTGACATTATATGGAagtaaattgttgaaaaaacaaGATGGATGCCGTGCAATTTATTCATGTGCTCATTTGTTCTGGTGgaatgaaaatttattgCCAAGGAATGAAGAGTCACCAACATTAAGGGAAGAGGAGACAACtgagaagaaagagaaggaaGAAGCTAAAGAGGGATCAAAGGAGAAGAGCAATGAAGATAATAATAAATCCAATGAAGGTGAAGATGATTCAATATCTATACCTGAATTGTATCGTGAACCCAAACGAGTATTGGaatgtattcaaaaatCACTTCGACTTGCGGATTCAATAATTGATCCATATATTAGTCTTCAATTATTTATTGAGATTTTAAATCAAGctttaatttttcatacTTATGGTAATGAATTAATTGATAATAAATTCATTAGCGGATTGATAAATCTAGTTAGGACAAATATGGATAATCTACGTGATCAAAATGAAGGAGAAAACACAGAGGTTGATGGCAATGGTGATAATGGAGAAGATGTTGAGACAAAGATGTTTAAACAAAgtcaattgtttttcaatcaaactTTAGAACAAATTAATCTTTATGGATAA